AATCAAATTATTGTTTCGACTTACCAAGCAGCTTCAGGAGCAGGTCAATCAGCTTTAAATGAATTGCGACAAGAAACTCAAGACTACCTTGAGGGTAAGGACATGCAAGCAGATGCCAAGATTTTGCCAACAAAGGGTGACAAGAAGCATTATCCATTAGCTTTTAATTTATTACCGCAGATCGATGTCTTTGAAGATGATGGTTACTCCCATGAAGAATGGAAGATGATCCATGAAACAAAGAAGATCATGTTAAACGACATGGACGCTAAGGATATTAAGGTTACTGCCACTTGTGTTCGTGTACCTGTCCCAATTGCTCATGGAGAATCAATTTACTTTACTGTTGACGATCCAACGGTAACTGTTGACCAATTGCGGGCAGTATTAAAGGACGCTCCCGGGGTAGTTCTGCAGGATGATCCTGCGCACCAGGTTTATCCTCAACCAATTAATGCTGTTGGCAAGCGTGACACTTTTGTTGGTCGTCTCCGTGCAGATGAAGAAAATCCTGGTTCCTTTAATATGTGGGTTGTTGCTGATAATCTCCTTAAGGGGGCGGCTTGGAATACCGTTGAAAATGCAGAACGGTTAGTCGCAAATGGGTTAGTTTAAAATTTAATAATCATAATAAAAAATACTCTCTGAATATAGGGAGTATTTTTTGTATGATTATAGAGTTTGTTGATAGTAAAAAGTAATGTA
This genomic stretch from Asanoa sp. WMMD1127 harbors:
- a CDS encoding aspartate-semialdehyde dehydrogenase, whose protein sequence is MSKEYNVAILGATGAVGTRMIQQLEQSTIPVKSVKLLASAKSAGKQLSFKGQPITVEETTPDSFNGVDIVLSSAGGSVSKKFLPEAVKRGAVCVDNTSAFRMEPDVPLVVPEVNEEALKNHHGIIANPNCSTIQMVVALEPIRQAFGLNQIIVSTYQAASGAGQSALNELRQETQDYLEGKDMQADAKILPTKGDKKHYPLAFNLLPQIDVFEDDGYSHEEWKMIHETKKIMLNDMDAKDIKVTATCVRVPVPIAHGESIYFTVDDPTVTVDQLRAVLKDAPGVVLQDDPAHQVYPQPINAVGKRDTFVGRLRADEENPGSFNMWVVADNLLKGAAWNTVENAERLVANGLV